The Acidobacteriota bacterium region ACTCGAACAACGAACCTTGTAACTTCGCACGATCATCGTGAATGTCGAAATTCGCCTCTCCATTGATTGGGTTCTTTTGCCACGCCAACGTAAGAAACTTATCGACGGCTCGAGGATGAGCAGCGCCGAAAATCAGTCCGTATATGTTCGCCGATTTCTTCAAAGAGAACGGAAATAACTCATAGCCGCTCGATAACGGCAACTTTTTTCTGAGTTCGTCGAGAAGTGTTCGGTGGATGAATTTGTAAGGGTTCTTTCTAAGTTCGGTAATATCAATGTCCAAGTGGGTCTTAAATTCATTAACTTCACCGAATCGCCAGATGTACGACGAAGCCGCGAAGAACATAAAATCCGTACCCCTCGTTCTGGTGAGTGGTGCGAGTGAATCCAAAAACTTAACTCCATTCTGATCAAGAAACACAAGCGATTGATATCCTTCTATGGTTGACAACAACCTTTCGAAACAGACTCCGAAATCGTCGTTGGAGTATTCAACAGATACGACCTTGTACAATTCTGGAAATTCCAAGAAGTACTTCGAACAGCTTTCCTTCAATGATGCGAACTTTGATGAATCAAACTCGTTGAGAAAGAGACGAACGCTGACTTGGCTATTTCGGATTAACTCAAATTGTTCGCGGATCTTCCCAAGGATTCGAATAGGACTTCCAGGCACGCCCAACGAATCATGACCAGGTCCCGCAAAAAAATCGAAAATGCAAATCGTTCGAGGTTTGCCAAAAAGAAATGTTGGAATCCAAGCCTGCGTGTAATCTTCAAAAAATTCAAGTTTCGTAAGTGTTCCTTCATCGAAGGGCTTAGCGTGTAGATTCAATTGCGCCACGTGAGATACCTCCCATTTGTCAAATCGCGACATTACGATTGTCTCACACCTGACACAATGTTGCAAGAATACGCGGCCGTATGTACTGATCGGAGGGCGGAACTCTAAACGTGTTATCCTCTATCTAAATGTTCAAGGATTTTTCGGGATCGAGGCGGGTGGTGATCACGGGTTTTGGATGCGTGACGCCGATCGGGATCGGGCGCGAGGCATTTTGGGGCGGGCTCGAATCGGGAAAGAGCGGCGTCAAAAGAATCGAAGGCTTCGACGTCACGGATTCGTCGGTCAAGATCGCGGCCGAGATAGTCGATTTCGATTGGGAATCCGAACTCGATCCGAAAGACCGGCGCAATGTTTCGCGATGTGTGCCGCTTGCTTTGCGGGCGGCGCGCGACGCGGTAGCGGACGCCGGGATCGATACCGCAAAGCTCGATCTCGTTGCGCGCCGGAACTTTGGAGTTGTCCTCGGAACCGGCGGCGGCGGGCTGGCATTTACCGAGAAACAATACGTTTACTGGCTTACCGGCGAGCGAAACAAGGCGAGCGTTTATACCATCCCGAGTTCGACGCACGGCGGATTGTCGTCCGAACTTTCGATGGTTTTCGGCCTTCACGGACTGTCGCATATCGTTTCGACCGGCTGCACTTCATCGACTGACGCGATTGCCTACGCGGCGCAGCACATTGCTTTGGGGCGCGCCGATATGATGCTCACCGGCGGCGTCGACGCGCCTCTGGCCCGCGGCATTCTCGAAGGATTCAACTTGATGACGGTGCTCGCGAAACACTGGAACGAAGAACCTGAACGCGCATCGCGGCCGTTCGACAAGAACCGCGAAGGGATCGTTCTCGGCGAAGGATCTTGGATCTACGTCCTCGAAACGCTCGAATCGGCGACCGCACGCGGCGCGCGGATCTACGGCGAGATTCTCGGCTATGGCTCGACCTGCGACGCGTACCATCGCGTCCGGCTCGAGGAAAACGGCGTCGAGCCGGCGCGCGCGATGACGCTCGCCCTCGCGGACGCTGGCGTCGCACCCGAAACGATCGACTACATCAATCTTCACGGCACATCGACGCAACTCAACGACCGGATCGAGACGCAGGCGATAAAGAATGCGTTCGGCGAGCACGCTTACAAACTAGCTTCAAGCGCGACGAAATCGCAGATCGGCCATCCGCAGGGCGCGTCGGGCGCGGCCGGGATCGGCGCCGCATTGCTCGCGCTGAACAAAGGAATCATCGCGCCGACGATCAATCTCGACGAACCCGATCCGGCTTGCGATCTCAATTACACGCCGAACAATGCAAAAAAAGCCGAAGTCGACACAGTTCTTTGCAACTGCATCGGCTTCGGCTCGAAGAACTCGGCGCTCGTCCTCAAGAACGCTTAGCCGATTTCAATTCATTCAATACCAGGAGTCATTGCACGGCGACCGGTGTAATGCCAAACTTCAGATCGCCGTCAACCGAGTAGATCATCATTTTGTTCTCAACGATATCGCCGGCGAGAAACGTCGCCTTTCCGTTCCAGAGTACGGGCTCATCGCCGCGTGTGATGCGCACCGAATCCGACAACTTAACTGCCTCCTTGATGATCTCGCCGTCCTGATTGATCTTCATCGCCCAGGTCGAATCGAACTTGCCTTCGAGGCTTTTGCCGTCCTTCTTGATCTGATGCGTCCAACGCTCCCAGATCACGACATAGTTACCATCGGCCATTCGGACCATTTTCGGACGTGAAGCACTGTAGCTGTCGTCTTTGCTGTAAGACGTCAGGTAGGTGCGTCCGGTAAGGTTCAAGCCTTCGCGAAACTCGGACCGGACCATCGAATTCAGAGCCGTCTTGAGCGTTTTCTTATCGTCCTCGCTGCCGTCCCCAAGCGCATCCAGATCTTGGGCGAATCCTTTTTTGATCCGCATCACGAGCAAATTTCGATTACGGATCATCTCGGCCGTCGAGGCCGCACCCGAAACCGATTTCCCGGATAGAGACTCGGAATTGTTTCCCGCAAAAAGCACGAGATAGCCATCGCTCGCGGGCTGAATCGACCCGAGTTGCGTGAAGCATTCATTCCCATCGGTGGTCGTTCCGTAAAAGAAATGAAAGATCAGCTCATCACGCCGCGTCATCAGATAATTTGACATCAGGAGTCCGCTGTCGCTGCGTTCGGCGGTGATGACACCCTCGTCAGTGACCAACAACTGATAGTCGAAACTGTGGGCCATCGCGCCGCCGTTGAGATCCTGGACGGGATCGCCGGTGCGGGCATCGACCGCCCGCCAGTATGCGTTTTGGTGTCGTCCGTCGATCTGCGGATCCCACTCGGTCGCGCCGCCATAGAGCGCAAAGATGATCGGCGTTCCCTTGTGCACATAAAATCCGATCCGGGAAGTTGCCGAATGCCTGTCACGACCCGGTACGCGGCCTGCTTCTTCGGCGCCGCTGTTGGGCGACATTGGGGCGATGAATCCAAATGCCTGGCCGCCCTTTTTCGCCAGATTCTTTGTCCAAAGTTCGGCGCCGTTCTTGTCGAGCTTCGTTAGCCGCACCATATCGGGACGATCCCAGTTCGGATCGGGCTCGCCTTTATCATTTCTCGGCGGATCCGGCTGACTCTTTTTGTCGTGGTCGCCTTCATCGCGCACGCGGAGAACATAAATGTTCCCATCCGGGTCTTCGGTGAACCCCCCGAGCAACTGGTACTGATTCGGGTCAACGCCCGGGACTTCTTTCGTGAAGATGCGTGAACCGTTCGCAGCAAATCGAGTCAGAAAAACGCGCGGCGGCGTGCCCATATCGCGCCAGACAACATCGAGCGTCCCATCGGCCTTCGCGAATGAAATGATGTTCGGCTGCTTAACCGACAACGCATCGCCCCAGGGCTCGACGCGGTCCTCACGCGGATCATACGGTCGATTTCCGAAGTCCGAGTCATTCATCAAATAAGCCTTTCCGCCAAGCCCGGCGAGCGCGATCACAATATTGTCGCCCTTGATCGAGAATCCCGTGAACCTTACCGCCGGATTCAAAAGGTTCTTGTAGTCCCATTCCTGACCGCGCAAAAAGAACCACAGGATCGCCTTTTTCGCGTTCGCGTCGGGCGTCGTCACAACGCCGTCGGGTTTGAACAGTTTGTTGTTCGACTGCCCCCGATTGTTCGCGATCGTCACGAGATCGGAATCCCATTTCAGCGGTTCCATCTTCGGCAGCGATTCAATGTACTTCACCGCCTGCTCGACAAGCTGGCGGCTTGTCTTGCCGTCATATTTGTCGTTCAGCGTCTGATTGCGCAGCGCCTCGTCGGTGAATGCATCCGCTATGAATTCATCAATCAGTTCACCCGCCCGCTCCGGTTCCGCACGGAGTTTGTTGATCTGATCAAAGGTGGCCTTGAGCTCGCCCTGCGCTCGCGCGTACGGCGACGCCCCCAGGATCGCGACAATCACGGCCGCAATCGACATCATCAAATTTCTTGTTTTCATATTTTTCTATTCCGCGTTGATCGCGATCTTGTATTCAGTTCTTGTTTTCCCGTCGATCCGCGCGCTTCCCGCGAATGTCCCGAGCGGCATTTGGAACGACGATTGTCCGAACGCGGTGGCCGCGGAGGTCATCGCCAGTACAAAGAGCGCAAATATCAGAATCGTTGATTTCATTTCTTCGTTATTCCGCGACAGGCGCTGTTCGCCCGTTAATCAATTCCGACTTTCAAGGTGAACCTGCAACTCGGAAGATCGTCGTTTTGGACACGAATAACATAATCGTCCGTTCCCGGAAGTTCGTCGCGATATTCGGTCACCGGATCGGTCAACGATTGACCGGTCCCATTGTCGATTACGTCGAGCGTCACGCTCTCGCAAACCGAACTGACATTCGCCCAAAGCTCCTGTCCTTTCATCCCGCGCAGGATATACTCCTTCTTGCCGTACCGGCCAACTGTCCCGCTCAAAGTTGTTGACGATTTTCCTTTCGCGAACCGAACCCGAATCGGGGCTTGAAACGCGCTGACACTCGTGACAATGAATGTGACCGCGACGGTCGCAATCATCAGTTGTATCGTTTTCCTTTTCATTTTTATCTCACCGTTGCCTCTGAACTGATCAATACTTCGCCGTTGAGCCTAACTT contains the following coding sequences:
- a CDS encoding beta-ketoacyl-[acyl-carrier-protein] synthase family protein codes for the protein MFKDFSGSRRVVITGFGCVTPIGIGREAFWGGLESGKSGVKRIEGFDVTDSSVKIAAEIVDFDWESELDPKDRRNVSRCVPLALRAARDAVADAGIDTAKLDLVARRNFGVVLGTGGGGLAFTEKQYVYWLTGERNKASVYTIPSSTHGGLSSELSMVFGLHGLSHIVSTGCTSSTDAIAYAAQHIALGRADMMLTGGVDAPLARGILEGFNLMTVLAKHWNEEPERASRPFDKNREGIVLGEGSWIYVLETLESATARGARIYGEILGYGSTCDAYHRVRLEENGVEPARAMTLALADAGVAPETIDYINLHGTSTQLNDRIETQAIKNAFGEHAYKLASSATKSQIGHPQGASGAAGIGAALLALNKGIIAPTINLDEPDPACDLNYTPNNAKKAEVDTVLCNCIGFGSKNSALVLKNA
- the tcmP gene encoding three-Cys-motif partner protein TcmP, producing MSRFDKWEVSHVAQLNLHAKPFDEGTLTKLEFFEDYTQAWIPTFLFGKPRTICIFDFFAGPGHDSLGVPGSPIRILGKIREQFELIRNSQVSVRLFLNEFDSSKFASLKESCSKYFLEFPELYKVVSVEYSNDDFGVCFERLLSTIEGYQSLVFLDQNGVKFLDSLAPLTRTRGTDFMFFAASSYIWRFGEVNEFKTHLDIDITELRKNPYKFIHRTLLDELRKKLPLSSGYELFPFSLKKSANIYGLIFGAAHPRAVDKFLTLAWQKNPINGEANFDIHDDRAKLQGSLFESAQLTKIEAFQESVTEMVLSGEIQDNFQMLDFVRRNGHIGKHAHDVLIELRKQGKIDFEGRSPLINYQNVHRGRRLIKFRVINS